The Tachyglossus aculeatus isolate mTacAcu1 chromosome 4, mTacAcu1.pri, whole genome shotgun sequence genome contains a region encoding:
- the LOC119927324 gene encoding uncharacterized protein LOC119927324, with the protein MNSDQGRRKEGASRFLSSSTRIQHSQYPPLYKLNLRHEQMGEHSPFQKCTFGTSYRHKENKVIMLMGATGTGKTMMINAMANYILGVAWEDEFRFKLITEETFRSQAESQTSIITAYHLAHQDGFQVPYSLTIIDTPGFGDTRGIDHDQALTEHIREFFSSPRGIDHLDAVCFVVQASLPRLTHTQRYIFDSILSIFGKNIADNVRVLVTFADGQKPPVLEAVKIAQVPCPKNGAGDPIHFKFNNSALFCGQAPKAAREAGEEEEEEEVFDEMFWRMGNGSLRKFFTELDKLQSQSLSLTQEVLKERKQLEVIVEGLHVQIQNHLMKMEEFRKITEVLEQNKDKMKANENFEYETSIMEPQQEAIKGYITNCQKCHYTCHCPCLIADDHKKHNCSAMNQAGNCNVCPQKCHWNVHFNQLYRWNYVPKTVKGTYQNLKENYEKAHGELKSAEQLSQKLKEDLERVESEAQSLIEDLSCCIHRLEDIALRPNPLSIPEYIDILIISEKEEAKQGFQERIESLNKLKTNAELLSTVSQMPVDGQKTPAKEKKGKWYQMSSRFAR; encoded by the exons ATGAATTCAGACCAAG GACGAAGAAAGGAAGGGGCCTCGCGTTTCCTGTCCAGCTCCACCAGGATCCAACACAGCCAATACCCTCCTCTGTATAAGTTAAACCTGCGGCACGAGCAAATGGGAGAGCATAGCCCTTTCCAGAAGTGCACCTTTGGGACGAGTTACCGGCATAAGGAGAACAAGGTGATCATGCTGATGGGAGCCACGGGAACTGGGAAGACGATGATGATCAATGCCATGGCCAACTACATCTTGGGAGTGGCGTGGGAGGACGAATTCAGGTTCAAGCTGATCACGGAGGAGACGTTCCGCTCTCAAGCGGAGAGCCAGACCTCCATCATCACCGCCTATCACCTGGCCCACCAAGATGGCTTCCAAGTGCCCTACAGCCTCACCATTATTGACACGCCAGGTTTCGGGGACACCAGGGGCATTGACCACGACCAGGCCCTGACCGAACACATCCGAGAGTTTTTCTCCTCCCCTAGAGGCATCGATCACCTGGACGCCGTGTGCTTCGTGGTGCAGGCGTCCCTGCCCCGCCTGACACACACCCAGCGCTACATCTtcgactccatcctctccatcttcGGGAAGAACATCGCCGACAACGTCCGGGTGCTGGTCACCTTTGCCGACGGGCAGAAGCCTCCGGTGCTGGAAGCCGTTAAGATCGCTCAGGTCCCGTGCCCCAAGAATGGGGCCGGAGACCCGATTCACTTCAAATTCAACAATTCTGCCTTGTTCTGCGGCCAGGCCCCGAAGGCCGCCAGGgaagctggggaggaggaagaggaagaggaggtcttCGACGAGATGTTCTGGCGCATGGGCAACGGCAGCCTGAGGAAGTTCTTCACGGAGCTCGACAAGTTGCAGTCCCAGAGTCTGAGCTTAACCCAAGAAGTGCTAAAAGAACGGAAGCAGCTGGAAGTCATAGTGGAGGGGCTGCACGTCCAGATCCAAAACCACCTGATGAAGATGGAGGAGTTCCGGAAGATAACAGAGGTCCTGGAGCAGAACAAGGACAAGATGAAGGCCAATGAGAACTTCGAGTATGAGACGTCCATCATGGAACCTCAACAAGAAGCCATTAAGGGTTACATTACTAACTGCCAGAAATGTCATTACACGTGTCATTGCCCCTGTCTCATAGCAGATGACCATAAGAAACACAACTGCTCGGCAATGAACCAAGCCGGGAATTGCAACGTCTGTCCACAGAAGTGTCACTGGAATGTCCACTTCAATCAGCTATACAGATGGAATTATGTTCCCAAGACGGTGAAAGGGACGTACCAGAACCTGAAGGAGAACTACGAGAaggcccacggggagctcaagTCAGCCGAACAACTCTCCCAGAAGTTGAAAGAAGACCTGGAAAGAGTTGAGAGTGAAGCCCAGAGCCTCATAGAGGATCTGTCTTGCTGCATCCACAGACTGGAGGACATCGCTTTGAGGCCCAACCCTCTGTCCATCCCCGAATACATCGACATCCTCATTATATCGGAGAAGGAAGAGGCCAAGCAAGGATTCCAGGAGAGGATCGAATCCCTGAACAAGCTGAAGACGAATGCCGAGCTGCTCTCCACAGTCAGCCAAATGCCAGTGGATGGCCAAAAGACGCCTGctaaggagaagaaaggaaagtggTACCAGATGTCAAGCCGATTCGCTCG atga